Proteins from a single region of Nomascus leucogenys isolate Asia chromosome 21, Asia_NLE_v1, whole genome shotgun sequence:
- the PIDD1 gene encoding p53-induced death domain-containing protein 1 isoform X2, with the protein MSLPVSPKRMAHRGSRSLLLLPLQLPRALPGQACLRAGTCLASKDRRWAMAATVEEPELEAAAAAGDASEDSDAGSRALPFLGGNRLSLDLYPGGCQQLLHLCVQQPLQLLQVEFLRLSTHEDPQLLEATLAQLPQSLSCLRSLVLKGGQRRDTLGACLRGALTNLPAGLSGLAHLAHLDLSFNSLETLPACVLRMRGLGALLLSHNCLSELPEALGALPALTFLAVTHNRLQTLPPALGALSTLQRLDLSQNLLDTLPPEIGGLGSLLELNLASNRLQSLPASLAGLRSLRLLVLHSNLLASVPADLARLPLLTRLDLRDNQLRDLPPELLDAPFVRLQGNPLGEASPDAPSSPVAALIPEMPRLFLTSDLDSFPVTPRGCSVTLACGVRLQFPAGATATPITVRYRLLLPEPGLVPLGPHDALLSHVLELQPHGVAFQQDVGLWLLFTPPRARRCREVVVRTRNDNSWGDLETYLEEEAPQRLWAHCQVPHFSWFLVVSRPVSNACLVPPEGTLLCSSGHPGVKVIFPPGATEEPRRVSMQVVRMAGRELQALLGEPEAAVSPLLCLSQSGPPSFLRLVTVQLPLPSGITGLSLDRSRLHLLYWAPPAATWDDITAQVVLELTHLYARFQVTHFSWSVPASFLSSPPPVCTALLTPSPPRYWLWYTTKNCVGGLARKAWERLRLHRVNLIALQRRRDPEQVLLQCLPRNKVDATLRRLLQRYRGPEPSDTVEMFEGEEFFAAFERGINVDADRPDCVEGRICFVFYSHLKNVKEVSFYRGAVPVQVPEEAEAARQRKGADALWMATLPIKLPRLRGSEGPRRGAGLSLAPLNLGDAETGFLTQSNLLSVAGRLGPDWPAVALHLGMSYRELQRIRHEFRDDLDGQIRHMLFSWAERQAGQPGAVGLLVQALEQSDRQDVAEEVRAVLELGRRKYQDGIRRTGLAPKDPALPGSSAPQPPEPAQA; encoded by the exons GCTTCCCCGGGCCCTGCCTGGACAGGCCTGCCTGCGTGCTGGGACATGTCTGGCCTCCAAGGACCGTCGGTGGGCGATGGCTGCAACGGTGGAGGAGCCAGAGCTGGAGGCAGCTGCTGCCGCAGGAGATGCTTCGGAGGATTCGGACGCAGGGTCCAGGGCGCTGCCTTTCCTGGGCGGCAACCGGCTGAGCTTGGACCTGTACCCCGGGGGCTGCCAGCAGCTGCTGCACCTGTGTGTCCAGCAGCCTCTTCAGCTGCTGCAGGTGGAATTCTTGCGTCTGAGCACTCACGAGGACCCTCAGCTGCTGGAGGCCACCCTGGCCCAGCTGCCTCAGAGCCTGTCCTGCCTCCGCTCCCTGGTCCTCAAAG GAGGGCAACGCCGGGACACACTGGGTGCCTGTCTCCGGGGTGCCCTGACCAACCTGCCCGCTGGTCTGAGTGGCCTGGCCCATCTGGCCCACCTGGATCTGAGCTTCAACAGCCTGGAGACACTGCCGGCCTGTGTCCTGCGGATGCGAGGTCTGGGTGCACTCTTGCTGTCTCACAACTGCCTCTCTGAGCTGCCTGAGGCTCTGGGGGCCCTCCCCGCCCTCACCTTCCTGGCAGTGACACACAACCGCCTGCAGACGCTGCCCCCAGCACTGGGGGCCCTATCCACCCTGCAGCGCCTTGATCTCTCTCAGAACCTGCTGGACACGCTACCTCCTGAAATTGGAGGCCTTGGCAGCCTCCTGGAGCTCAACCTGGCCTCCAACCGGCTGCAGAGTCTCCCGGCCTCTCTGG CGGGACTTCGGTCCTTGCGGCTCCTTGTCCTGCACAGCAACCTCCTGGCCTCTGTGCCAGCTGACCTGGCCCGCCTTCCACTCCTCACCCGGCTTGACTTGAGGGACAACCAGCTCCGGGACCTGCCCCCTGAGCTGCTAGACGCTCCCTTTGTGCGCCTGCAGGGGAACCCCCTGGGCGAGGCCTCGCCAGACGCCCCAAGTTCACCAG TGGCAGCCCTCATTCCAGAAATGCCCAGACTGTTCCTGACCTCAGACTTGGACAG CTTTCCTGTGACCCCTCGAGGCTGCTCAGTGACCCTAGCCTGTGGCGTCCGCCTGCAGTTCCCAGCGGGAGCCACCGCCACCCCCATCACCGTCCGCTATCGGCTGCTGCTGCCAGAACCGGGCCTTGTCCCCCTGGGTCCTCATGACGCCCTGCTCAGCCATGTGCTGGAGCTGCAGCCCCACGGGGTGGCCTTCCAGCAG GATGTGGGGCTGTGGCTGCTCTTCACCCCACCACGGGCCCGGCGCTGCCGTGAAGTGGTGGTCAGGACCCGGAATGACAACAGCTGGGGTGACCTGGAGACCTACCTGGAGGAAGAGGCACCCCAG CGGCTCTGGGCTCATTGCCAGGTGCCCCACTTCTCCTGGTTCCTTGTGGTTTCCCGCCCTGTGTCCAATGCCTGCCTGGTGCCACCAGAGGGGACACTGCTGTGCTCCTCGGGTCATCCTGGGGTCAAAGTCATCTTCCCTCCTGGGGCCACTGAGGAGCCTCGTCGAGTCTCCATGCAG GTGGTGCGCATGGCTGGCCGAGAGCTACAGGCCCTCCTGGGAGaaccagaggctgcagtgagcccccTGCTGTGCCTCTCACAGAGCGGTCCCCCCAGCTTCCTCCGACTGGTCACCGTGCAGCTGCCTCTGCCCTCTGGCATCACAG GCCTCAGTCTGGACCGCTCCCGCCTGCACCTGTTGTACTGGGCCCCTCCTGCAGCCACCTGGGATGACATCACAGCTCAGGTGGTCCTGGAGCTCACCCACCTGTACGCACGCTTCCAGGTCACACACTTCTCCTGGTCAGTGCCCGCCAGCTTTCTCagctcccctcccccagtctGTACAGCCCTCCTTACCCCCAGCCCTCCCAGGTACTGGCTCTGGTACACCACCAAGAACTGCGTGGGAGGCCTGGCTCGGAAGGCCTGGGAGCGGCTGCGGCTACACCGTGTGAACCTCATCGCTCTGCAGCGGCGCCGGGACCCTGAGCAGGTCCTGCTGCAGTGCCTGCCCCGAAACAAG GTGGACGCCACCCTTCGGCGGCTGCTGCAGCGGTACCGGGGCCCCGAGCCCTCTGACACGGTGGAGATGTTCGAGGGTGAAGAGTTCTTTGCGGCCTTCGAGCGCGGCATCAACGTGGATGCTG ACCGCCCTGACTGCGTGGAGGGCAGAATCTGCTTTGTCTTCTACTCGCACCTGAAGAATGTGAAGGAG GTGTCCTTCTACCGTGGCGCTGTGCCTGTGCAGGTGcccgaggaggctgaggctgctcgGCAGAGGAAGGGCGCGGACGCCCTGTGGATGGCCACTCTGCCCATCAAGCTGCCG AGACTTCGGGGGTCCGAGGGGCCGCGGCGGGGGGCTGGCCTCTCCTTGGcacccttgaacctgggagatgctGAGACTGGCTTTCTGACACAGAGCAACCTGCTGAGTGTGGCTGGGCGCCTGGGTCCGGACTGGCCAGCCGTGGCCCTGCACCTGGGCATGTCCTACCGCGAGCTGCAGCGCATCCGGCACGAGTTCCG GGATGATCTGGATGGGCAGATCCGCCACATGCTCTTCTCCTGGGCTGAGCGCCAGGCTGGGCAGCCAGGGGCTGTGGGGCTCCTGGTGCAGGCCCTGGAGCAGAGTGACCGGCAGGACGTGGCTGAAGAGGTGCGCGCAGTCTTGGAGCTCGGCCGCCGCAAGTACCAGGATGGCATCCGACGCACGGGCTTGGCCCCCAAAGACCCCGCTCTGCCTGGCTCCTCAGCTCCACAGCCCCCAGAGCCTGCCCAGGCCTAG
- the PIDD1 gene encoding p53-induced death domain-containing protein 1 isoform X5, with the protein MAATVEEPELEAAAAAGDASEDSDAGSRALPFLGGNRLSLDLYPGGCQQLLHLCVQQPLQLLQVEFLRLSTHEDPQLLEATLAQLPQSLSCLRSLVLKGGQRRDTLGACLRGALTNLPAGLSGLAHLAHLDLSFNSLETLPACVLRMRGLGALLLSHNCLSELPEALGALPALTFLAVTHNRLQTLPPALGALSTLQRLDLSQNLLDTLPPEIGGLGSLLELNLASNRLQSLPASLAGLRSLRLLVLHSNLLASVPADLARLPLLTRLDLRDNQLRDLPPELLDAPFVRLQGNPLGEASPDAPSSPVAALIPEMPRLFLTSDLDSFPVTPRGCSVTLACGVRLQFPAGATATPITVRYRLLLPEPGLVPLGPHDALLSHVLELQPHGVAFQQDVGLWLLFTPPRARRCREVVVRTRNDNSWGDLETYLEEEAPQRLWAHCQVPHFSWFLVVSRPVSNACLVPPEGTLLCSSGHPGVKVIFPPGATEEPRRVSMQVVRMAGRELQALLGEPEAAVSPLLCLSQSGPPSFLRLVTVQLPLPSGITGLSLDRSRLHLLYWAPPAATWDDITAQVVLELTHLYARFQVTHFSWSVPASFLSSPPPVCTALLTPSPPRYWLWYTTKNCVGGLARKAWERLRLHRVNLIALQRRRDPEQVLLQCLPRNKVDATLRRLLQRYRGPEPSDTVEMFEGEEFFAAFERGINVDADRPDCVEGRICFVFYSHLKNVKEVYVTTTLDREAQAVRGQVSFYRGAVPVQVPEEAEAARQRKGADALWMATLPIKLPRLRGSEGPRRGAGLSLAPLNLGDAETGFLTQSNLLSVAGRLGPDWPAVALHLGMSYRELQRIRHEFRDDLDGQIRHMLFSWAERQAGQPGAVGLLVQALEQSDRQDVAEEVRAVLELGRRKYQDGIRRTGLAPKDPALPGSSAPQPPEPAQA; encoded by the exons ATGGCTGCAACGGTGGAGGAGCCAGAGCTGGAGGCAGCTGCTGCCGCAGGAGATGCTTCGGAGGATTCGGACGCAGGGTCCAGGGCGCTGCCTTTCCTGGGCGGCAACCGGCTGAGCTTGGACCTGTACCCCGGGGGCTGCCAGCAGCTGCTGCACCTGTGTGTCCAGCAGCCTCTTCAGCTGCTGCAGGTGGAATTCTTGCGTCTGAGCACTCACGAGGACCCTCAGCTGCTGGAGGCCACCCTGGCCCAGCTGCCTCAGAGCCTGTCCTGCCTCCGCTCCCTGGTCCTCAAAG GAGGGCAACGCCGGGACACACTGGGTGCCTGTCTCCGGGGTGCCCTGACCAACCTGCCCGCTGGTCTGAGTGGCCTGGCCCATCTGGCCCACCTGGATCTGAGCTTCAACAGCCTGGAGACACTGCCGGCCTGTGTCCTGCGGATGCGAGGTCTGGGTGCACTCTTGCTGTCTCACAACTGCCTCTCTGAGCTGCCTGAGGCTCTGGGGGCCCTCCCCGCCCTCACCTTCCTGGCAGTGACACACAACCGCCTGCAGACGCTGCCCCCAGCACTGGGGGCCCTATCCACCCTGCAGCGCCTTGATCTCTCTCAGAACCTGCTGGACACGCTACCTCCTGAAATTGGAGGCCTTGGCAGCCTCCTGGAGCTCAACCTGGCCTCCAACCGGCTGCAGAGTCTCCCGGCCTCTCTGG CGGGACTTCGGTCCTTGCGGCTCCTTGTCCTGCACAGCAACCTCCTGGCCTCTGTGCCAGCTGACCTGGCCCGCCTTCCACTCCTCACCCGGCTTGACTTGAGGGACAACCAGCTCCGGGACCTGCCCCCTGAGCTGCTAGACGCTCCCTTTGTGCGCCTGCAGGGGAACCCCCTGGGCGAGGCCTCGCCAGACGCCCCAAGTTCACCAG TGGCAGCCCTCATTCCAGAAATGCCCAGACTGTTCCTGACCTCAGACTTGGACAG CTTTCCTGTGACCCCTCGAGGCTGCTCAGTGACCCTAGCCTGTGGCGTCCGCCTGCAGTTCCCAGCGGGAGCCACCGCCACCCCCATCACCGTCCGCTATCGGCTGCTGCTGCCAGAACCGGGCCTTGTCCCCCTGGGTCCTCATGACGCCCTGCTCAGCCATGTGCTGGAGCTGCAGCCCCACGGGGTGGCCTTCCAGCAG GATGTGGGGCTGTGGCTGCTCTTCACCCCACCACGGGCCCGGCGCTGCCGTGAAGTGGTGGTCAGGACCCGGAATGACAACAGCTGGGGTGACCTGGAGACCTACCTGGAGGAAGAGGCACCCCAG CGGCTCTGGGCTCATTGCCAGGTGCCCCACTTCTCCTGGTTCCTTGTGGTTTCCCGCCCTGTGTCCAATGCCTGCCTGGTGCCACCAGAGGGGACACTGCTGTGCTCCTCGGGTCATCCTGGGGTCAAAGTCATCTTCCCTCCTGGGGCCACTGAGGAGCCTCGTCGAGTCTCCATGCAG GTGGTGCGCATGGCTGGCCGAGAGCTACAGGCCCTCCTGGGAGaaccagaggctgcagtgagcccccTGCTGTGCCTCTCACAGAGCGGTCCCCCCAGCTTCCTCCGACTGGTCACCGTGCAGCTGCCTCTGCCCTCTGGCATCACAG GCCTCAGTCTGGACCGCTCCCGCCTGCACCTGTTGTACTGGGCCCCTCCTGCAGCCACCTGGGATGACATCACAGCTCAGGTGGTCCTGGAGCTCACCCACCTGTACGCACGCTTCCAGGTCACACACTTCTCCTGGTCAGTGCCCGCCAGCTTTCTCagctcccctcccccagtctGTACAGCCCTCCTTACCCCCAGCCCTCCCAGGTACTGGCTCTGGTACACCACCAAGAACTGCGTGGGAGGCCTGGCTCGGAAGGCCTGGGAGCGGCTGCGGCTACACCGTGTGAACCTCATCGCTCTGCAGCGGCGCCGGGACCCTGAGCAGGTCCTGCTGCAGTGCCTGCCCCGAAACAAG GTGGACGCCACCCTTCGGCGGCTGCTGCAGCGGTACCGGGGCCCCGAGCCCTCTGACACGGTGGAGATGTTCGAGGGTGAAGAGTTCTTTGCGGCCTTCGAGCGCGGCATCAACGTGGATGCTG ACCGCCCTGACTGCGTGGAGGGCAGAATCTGCTTTGTCTTCTACTCGCACCTGAAGAATGTGAAGGAGGTATACGTGACCACCACCCTGGACCGGGAGGCTCAGGCTGTGCGGGGCCAG GTGTCCTTCTACCGTGGCGCTGTGCCTGTGCAGGTGcccgaggaggctgaggctgctcgGCAGAGGAAGGGCGCGGACGCCCTGTGGATGGCCACTCTGCCCATCAAGCTGCCG AGACTTCGGGGGTCCGAGGGGCCGCGGCGGGGGGCTGGCCTCTCCTTGGcacccttgaacctgggagatgctGAGACTGGCTTTCTGACACAGAGCAACCTGCTGAGTGTGGCTGGGCGCCTGGGTCCGGACTGGCCAGCCGTGGCCCTGCACCTGGGCATGTCCTACCGCGAGCTGCAGCGCATCCGGCACGAGTTCCG GGATGATCTGGATGGGCAGATCCGCCACATGCTCTTCTCCTGGGCTGAGCGCCAGGCTGGGCAGCCAGGGGCTGTGGGGCTCCTGGTGCAGGCCCTGGAGCAGAGTGACCGGCAGGACGTGGCTGAAGAGGTGCGCGCAGTCTTGGAGCTCGGCCGCCGCAAGTACCAGGATGGCATCCGACGCACGGGCTTGGCCCCCAAAGACCCCGCTCTGCCTGGCTCCTCAGCTCCACAGCCCCCAGAGCCTGCCCAGGCCTAG
- the PIDD1 gene encoding p53-induced death domain-containing protein 1 isoform X6 yields MAATVEEPELEAAAAAGDASEDSDAGSRALPFLGGNRLSLDLYPGGCQQLLHLCVQQPLQLLQVEFLRLSTHEDPQLLEATLAQLPQSLSCLRSLVLKGGQRRDTLGACLRGALTNLPAGLSGLAHLAHLDLSFNSLETLPACVLRMRGLGALLLSHNCLSELPEALGALPALTFLAVTHNRLQTLPPALGALSTLQRLDLSQNLLDTLPPEIGGLGSLLELNLASNRLQSLPASLAGLRSLRLLVLHSNLLASVPADLARLPLLTRLDLRDNQLRDLPPELLDAPFVRLQGNPLGEASPDAPSSPVAALIPEMPRLFLTSDLDSFPVTPRGCSVTLACGVRLQFPAGATATPITVRYRLLLPEPGLVPLGPHDALLSHVLELQPHGVAFQQDVGLWLLFTPPRARRCREVVVRTRNDNSWGDLETYLEEEAPQRLWAHCQVPHFSWFLVVSRPVSNACLVPPEGTLLCSSGHPGVKVIFPPGATEEPRRVSMQVVRMAGRELQALLGEPEAAVSPLLCLSQSGPPSFLRLVTVQLPLPSGITGLSLDRSRLHLLYWAPPAATWDDITAQVVLELTHLYARFQVTHFSWYWLWYTTKNCVGGLARKAWERLRLHRVNLIALQRRRDPEQVLLQCLPRNKVDATLRRLLQRYRGPEPSDTVEMFEGEEFFAAFERGINVDADRPDCVEGRICFVFYSHLKNVKEVYVTTTLDREAQAVRGQVSFYRGAVPVQVPEEAEAARQRKGADALWMATLPIKLPRLRGSEGPRRGAGLSLAPLNLGDAETGFLTQSNLLSVAGRLGPDWPAVALHLGMSYRELQRIRHEFRDDLDGQIRHMLFSWAERQAGQPGAVGLLVQALEQSDRQDVAEEVRAVLELGRRKYQDGIRRTGLAPKDPALPGSSAPQPPEPAQA; encoded by the exons ATGGCTGCAACGGTGGAGGAGCCAGAGCTGGAGGCAGCTGCTGCCGCAGGAGATGCTTCGGAGGATTCGGACGCAGGGTCCAGGGCGCTGCCTTTCCTGGGCGGCAACCGGCTGAGCTTGGACCTGTACCCCGGGGGCTGCCAGCAGCTGCTGCACCTGTGTGTCCAGCAGCCTCTTCAGCTGCTGCAGGTGGAATTCTTGCGTCTGAGCACTCACGAGGACCCTCAGCTGCTGGAGGCCACCCTGGCCCAGCTGCCTCAGAGCCTGTCCTGCCTCCGCTCCCTGGTCCTCAAAG GAGGGCAACGCCGGGACACACTGGGTGCCTGTCTCCGGGGTGCCCTGACCAACCTGCCCGCTGGTCTGAGTGGCCTGGCCCATCTGGCCCACCTGGATCTGAGCTTCAACAGCCTGGAGACACTGCCGGCCTGTGTCCTGCGGATGCGAGGTCTGGGTGCACTCTTGCTGTCTCACAACTGCCTCTCTGAGCTGCCTGAGGCTCTGGGGGCCCTCCCCGCCCTCACCTTCCTGGCAGTGACACACAACCGCCTGCAGACGCTGCCCCCAGCACTGGGGGCCCTATCCACCCTGCAGCGCCTTGATCTCTCTCAGAACCTGCTGGACACGCTACCTCCTGAAATTGGAGGCCTTGGCAGCCTCCTGGAGCTCAACCTGGCCTCCAACCGGCTGCAGAGTCTCCCGGCCTCTCTGG CGGGACTTCGGTCCTTGCGGCTCCTTGTCCTGCACAGCAACCTCCTGGCCTCTGTGCCAGCTGACCTGGCCCGCCTTCCACTCCTCACCCGGCTTGACTTGAGGGACAACCAGCTCCGGGACCTGCCCCCTGAGCTGCTAGACGCTCCCTTTGTGCGCCTGCAGGGGAACCCCCTGGGCGAGGCCTCGCCAGACGCCCCAAGTTCACCAG TGGCAGCCCTCATTCCAGAAATGCCCAGACTGTTCCTGACCTCAGACTTGGACAG CTTTCCTGTGACCCCTCGAGGCTGCTCAGTGACCCTAGCCTGTGGCGTCCGCCTGCAGTTCCCAGCGGGAGCCACCGCCACCCCCATCACCGTCCGCTATCGGCTGCTGCTGCCAGAACCGGGCCTTGTCCCCCTGGGTCCTCATGACGCCCTGCTCAGCCATGTGCTGGAGCTGCAGCCCCACGGGGTGGCCTTCCAGCAG GATGTGGGGCTGTGGCTGCTCTTCACCCCACCACGGGCCCGGCGCTGCCGTGAAGTGGTGGTCAGGACCCGGAATGACAACAGCTGGGGTGACCTGGAGACCTACCTGGAGGAAGAGGCACCCCAG CGGCTCTGGGCTCATTGCCAGGTGCCCCACTTCTCCTGGTTCCTTGTGGTTTCCCGCCCTGTGTCCAATGCCTGCCTGGTGCCACCAGAGGGGACACTGCTGTGCTCCTCGGGTCATCCTGGGGTCAAAGTCATCTTCCCTCCTGGGGCCACTGAGGAGCCTCGTCGAGTCTCCATGCAG GTGGTGCGCATGGCTGGCCGAGAGCTACAGGCCCTCCTGGGAGaaccagaggctgcagtgagcccccTGCTGTGCCTCTCACAGAGCGGTCCCCCCAGCTTCCTCCGACTGGTCACCGTGCAGCTGCCTCTGCCCTCTGGCATCACAG GCCTCAGTCTGGACCGCTCCCGCCTGCACCTGTTGTACTGGGCCCCTCCTGCAGCCACCTGGGATGACATCACAGCTCAGGTGGTCCTGGAGCTCACCCACCTGTACGCACGCTTCCAGGTCACACACTTCTCCTG GTACTGGCTCTGGTACACCACCAAGAACTGCGTGGGAGGCCTGGCTCGGAAGGCCTGGGAGCGGCTGCGGCTACACCGTGTGAACCTCATCGCTCTGCAGCGGCGCCGGGACCCTGAGCAGGTCCTGCTGCAGTGCCTGCCCCGAAACAAG GTGGACGCCACCCTTCGGCGGCTGCTGCAGCGGTACCGGGGCCCCGAGCCCTCTGACACGGTGGAGATGTTCGAGGGTGAAGAGTTCTTTGCGGCCTTCGAGCGCGGCATCAACGTGGATGCTG ACCGCCCTGACTGCGTGGAGGGCAGAATCTGCTTTGTCTTCTACTCGCACCTGAAGAATGTGAAGGAGGTATACGTGACCACCACCCTGGACCGGGAGGCTCAGGCTGTGCGGGGCCAG GTGTCCTTCTACCGTGGCGCTGTGCCTGTGCAGGTGcccgaggaggctgaggctgctcgGCAGAGGAAGGGCGCGGACGCCCTGTGGATGGCCACTCTGCCCATCAAGCTGCCG AGACTTCGGGGGTCCGAGGGGCCGCGGCGGGGGGCTGGCCTCTCCTTGGcacccttgaacctgggagatgctGAGACTGGCTTTCTGACACAGAGCAACCTGCTGAGTGTGGCTGGGCGCCTGGGTCCGGACTGGCCAGCCGTGGCCCTGCACCTGGGCATGTCCTACCGCGAGCTGCAGCGCATCCGGCACGAGTTCCG GGATGATCTGGATGGGCAGATCCGCCACATGCTCTTCTCCTGGGCTGAGCGCCAGGCTGGGCAGCCAGGGGCTGTGGGGCTCCTGGTGCAGGCCCTGGAGCAGAGTGACCGGCAGGACGTGGCTGAAGAGGTGCGCGCAGTCTTGGAGCTCGGCCGCCGCAAGTACCAGGATGGCATCCGACGCACGGGCTTGGCCCCCAAAGACCCCGCTCTGCCTGGCTCCTCAGCTCCACAGCCCCCAGAGCCTGCCCAGGCCTAG
- the PIDD1 gene encoding p53-induced death domain-containing protein 1 isoform X7, with product MRGLGALLLSHNCLSELPEALGALPALTFLAVTHNRLQTLPPALGALSTLQRLDLSQNLLDTLPPEIGGLGSLLELNLASNRLQSLPASLAGLRSLRLLVLHSNLLASVPADLARLPLLTRLDLRDNQLRDLPPELLDAPFVRLQGNPLGEASPDAPSSPVAALIPEMPRLFLTSDLDSFPVTPRGCSVTLACGVRLQFPAGATATPITVRYRLLLPEPGLVPLGPHDALLSHVLELQPHGVAFQQDVGLWLLFTPPRARRCREVVVRTRNDNSWGDLETYLEEEAPQRLWAHCQVPHFSWFLVVSRPVSNACLVPPEGTLLCSSGHPGVKVIFPPGATEEPRRVSMQVVRMAGRELQALLGEPEAAVSPLLCLSQSGPPSFLRLVTVQLPLPSGITGLSLDRSRLHLLYWAPPAATWDDITAQVVLELTHLYARFQVTHFSWSVPASFLSSPPPVCTALLTPSPPRYWLWYTTKNCVGGLARKAWERLRLHRVNLIALQRRRDPEQVLLQCLPRNKVDATLRRLLQRYRGPEPSDTVEMFEGEEFFAAFERGINVDADRPDCVEGRICFVFYSHLKNVKEVYVTTTLDREAQAVRGQVSFYRGAVPVQVPEEAEAARQRKGADALWMATLPIKLPRLRGSEGPRRGAGLSLAPLNLGDAETGFLTQSNLLSVAGRLGPDWPAVALHLGMSYRELQRIRHEFRDDLDGQIRHMLFSWAERQAGQPGAVGLLVQALEQSDRQDVAEEVRAVLELGRRKYQDGIRRTGLAPKDPALPGSSAPQPPEPAQA from the exons ATGCGAGGTCTGGGTGCACTCTTGCTGTCTCACAACTGCCTCTCTGAGCTGCCTGAGGCTCTGGGGGCCCTCCCCGCCCTCACCTTCCTGGCAGTGACACACAACCGCCTGCAGACGCTGCCCCCAGCACTGGGGGCCCTATCCACCCTGCAGCGCCTTGATCTCTCTCAGAACCTGCTGGACACGCTACCTCCTGAAATTGGAGGCCTTGGCAGCCTCCTGGAGCTCAACCTGGCCTCCAACCGGCTGCAGAGTCTCCCGGCCTCTCTGG CGGGACTTCGGTCCTTGCGGCTCCTTGTCCTGCACAGCAACCTCCTGGCCTCTGTGCCAGCTGACCTGGCCCGCCTTCCACTCCTCACCCGGCTTGACTTGAGGGACAACCAGCTCCGGGACCTGCCCCCTGAGCTGCTAGACGCTCCCTTTGTGCGCCTGCAGGGGAACCCCCTGGGCGAGGCCTCGCCAGACGCCCCAAGTTCACCAG TGGCAGCCCTCATTCCAGAAATGCCCAGACTGTTCCTGACCTCAGACTTGGACAG CTTTCCTGTGACCCCTCGAGGCTGCTCAGTGACCCTAGCCTGTGGCGTCCGCCTGCAGTTCCCAGCGGGAGCCACCGCCACCCCCATCACCGTCCGCTATCGGCTGCTGCTGCCAGAACCGGGCCTTGTCCCCCTGGGTCCTCATGACGCCCTGCTCAGCCATGTGCTGGAGCTGCAGCCCCACGGGGTGGCCTTCCAGCAG GATGTGGGGCTGTGGCTGCTCTTCACCCCACCACGGGCCCGGCGCTGCCGTGAAGTGGTGGTCAGGACCCGGAATGACAACAGCTGGGGTGACCTGGAGACCTACCTGGAGGAAGAGGCACCCCAG CGGCTCTGGGCTCATTGCCAGGTGCCCCACTTCTCCTGGTTCCTTGTGGTTTCCCGCCCTGTGTCCAATGCCTGCCTGGTGCCACCAGAGGGGACACTGCTGTGCTCCTCGGGTCATCCTGGGGTCAAAGTCATCTTCCCTCCTGGGGCCACTGAGGAGCCTCGTCGAGTCTCCATGCAG GTGGTGCGCATGGCTGGCCGAGAGCTACAGGCCCTCCTGGGAGaaccagaggctgcagtgagcccccTGCTGTGCCTCTCACAGAGCGGTCCCCCCAGCTTCCTCCGACTGGTCACCGTGCAGCTGCCTCTGCCCTCTGGCATCACAG GCCTCAGTCTGGACCGCTCCCGCCTGCACCTGTTGTACTGGGCCCCTCCTGCAGCCACCTGGGATGACATCACAGCTCAGGTGGTCCTGGAGCTCACCCACCTGTACGCACGCTTCCAGGTCACACACTTCTCCTGGTCAGTGCCCGCCAGCTTTCTCagctcccctcccccagtctGTACAGCCCTCCTTACCCCCAGCCCTCCCAGGTACTGGCTCTGGTACACCACCAAGAACTGCGTGGGAGGCCTGGCTCGGAAGGCCTGGGAGCGGCTGCGGCTACACCGTGTGAACCTCATCGCTCTGCAGCGGCGCCGGGACCCTGAGCAGGTCCTGCTGCAGTGCCTGCCCCGAAACAAG GTGGACGCCACCCTTCGGCGGCTGCTGCAGCGGTACCGGGGCCCCGAGCCCTCTGACACGGTGGAGATGTTCGAGGGTGAAGAGTTCTTTGCGGCCTTCGAGCGCGGCATCAACGTGGATGCTG ACCGCCCTGACTGCGTGGAGGGCAGAATCTGCTTTGTCTTCTACTCGCACCTGAAGAATGTGAAGGAGGTATACGTGACCACCACCCTGGACCGGGAGGCTCAGGCTGTGCGGGGCCAG GTGTCCTTCTACCGTGGCGCTGTGCCTGTGCAGGTGcccgaggaggctgaggctgctcgGCAGAGGAAGGGCGCGGACGCCCTGTGGATGGCCACTCTGCCCATCAAGCTGCCG AGACTTCGGGGGTCCGAGGGGCCGCGGCGGGGGGCTGGCCTCTCCTTGGcacccttgaacctgggagatgctGAGACTGGCTTTCTGACACAGAGCAACCTGCTGAGTGTGGCTGGGCGCCTGGGTCCGGACTGGCCAGCCGTGGCCCTGCACCTGGGCATGTCCTACCGCGAGCTGCAGCGCATCCGGCACGAGTTCCG GGATGATCTGGATGGGCAGATCCGCCACATGCTCTTCTCCTGGGCTGAGCGCCAGGCTGGGCAGCCAGGGGCTGTGGGGCTCCTGGTGCAGGCCCTGGAGCAGAGTGACCGGCAGGACGTGGCTGAAGAGGTGCGCGCAGTCTTGGAGCTCGGCCGCCGCAAGTACCAGGATGGCATCCGACGCACGGGCTTGGCCCCCAAAGACCCCGCTCTGCCTGGCTCCTCAGCTCCACAGCCCCCAGAGCCTGCCCAGGCCTAG